One region of Blattabacterium cuenoti genomic DNA includes:
- a CDS encoding redox-regulated ATPase YchF, protein MKCGIIGLPNTGKSTFFNLISNSQVLSENFPFCTIEPNYGITKVPDQRLYELQKIVNPIKVIPSEIKIVDIAGLIRGSHKGDGLGNKFLSHIRETNVILHIIRVFNDISILHIEGSINPVRDIEIINMELQLKDIETIEKKLEKISKKKENKKFTYLLNKILSFLKEGKNIRIYPLKEDENKYIKNLQLLTIKPVIYICNINDLLDKETKLHIENIKKIVEIENSTLMVVSLKNKCKKKNKIDKILQKAYKLLNLQSFFTVGKKEIRAWSIPNICTAHTASSVIHTDLKKGFIRAEIIHYNDFIKYKSEEQAKKAGKIFLVGKNYLIQDGDIIHFRFNL, encoded by the coding sequence ATGAAATGTGGAATTATTGGTCTTCCAAATACAGGAAAATCGACATTTTTTAATCTTATTTCTAATTCTCAAGTTTTATCTGAAAATTTTCCTTTTTGTACTATAGAACCTAATTATGGAATTACAAAAGTTCCAGATCAAAGATTATACGAATTACAAAAAATTGTAAATCCAATTAAAGTTATTCCATCTGAAATAAAAATAGTAGATATAGCTGGATTAATCAGAGGATCTCATAAAGGAGATGGATTAGGAAATAAATTTTTATCCCATATTAGAGAAACAAATGTAATTCTTCATATAATACGTGTTTTTAATGATATTAGCATTCTTCATATAGAAGGATCTATAAATCCTGTTAGAGATATAGAAATTATTAACATGGAATTACAATTAAAAGATATAGAAACAATAGAAAAAAAATTAGAAAAAATTAGTAAAAAAAAAGAAAATAAAAAATTTACATATTTATTAAACAAAATTCTTTCTTTTCTTAAAGAAGGAAAAAATATTAGAATATATCCATTAAAAGAAGATGAAAATAAATATATAAAAAATTTACAATTATTAACTATAAAACCAGTTATTTATATATGTAATATAAACGATTTATTAGATAAAGAAACTAAATTACATATAGAAAATATTAAAAAAATAGTTGAAATTGAAAATTCAACTTTAATGGTTGTATCCTTAAAAAATAAATGTAAAAAAAAAAATAAAATAGATAAAATTCTTCAAAAAGCATATAAGTTATTAAACTTACAAAGTTTTTTTACAGTAGGAAAAAAAGAAATACGTGCTTGGTCAATACCAAATATATGTACAGCTCATACTGCTTCATCAGTAATTCATACAGATTTAAAAAAAGGATTTATACGAGCAGAAATAATTCATTATAATGATTTTATAAAATATAAATCAGAAGAACAAGCAAAAAAAGCTGGAAAAATATTTTTAGTAGGAAAAAATTATTTAATTCAAGATGGAGATATTATTCATTTCAGATTTAATTTATGA